A window from SAR202 cluster bacterium encodes these proteins:
- a CDS encoding 50S ribosomal protein L3, producing MIQAIVSRKIGMSQVMQADGSVVPVTVLEAGPCTVTQIKSKEKDGYQSVQLGFGSVKRVPQAKQGHLKASGGLFSHLREVPAEKLEGLTVGQTLGPSIFAAGDLVNVVGITKGRGYQGGVKLHGFKGGPRTHGQSDRLRGPGSVGSGTRPGRVWKGKKMAGHMGSDRVTIKNLEVVRVDQDKNILVLKGGVPGSPKDVLMVYRTGKKAARPTAPRAQPAAKGLAKTAASPKAEAPKPQPKPAAKS from the coding sequence GTGATTCAAGCGATAGTTAGCCGGAAAATAGGCATGAGCCAGGTAATGCAGGCCGACGGGTCTGTAGTTCCAGTCACGGTCCTGGAGGCCGGGCCTTGCACTGTCACCCAGATCAAGTCCAAAGAAAAGGACGGCTATCAATCCGTCCAGTTGGGGTTCGGCTCGGTCAAACGAGTGCCCCAGGCCAAGCAGGGCCACCTCAAGGCCTCGGGCGGACTCTTCAGCCACCTCCGGGAAGTCCCCGCCGAAAAACTGGAGGGCCTGACAGTGGGCCAGACCCTCGGCCCCAGCATCTTCGCCGCCGGCGACCTGGTGAACGTGGTCGGCATCACCAAGGGTCGGGGCTACCAGGGGGGCGTCAAGCTCCACGGCTTCAAGGGCGGTCCCAGAACCCACGGCCAGTCGGACCGGCTCCGGGGACCCGGCTCGGTGGGCTCGGGCACGCGGCCCGGACGTGTCTGGAAGGGCAAAAAGATGGCCGGGCATATGGGGTCCGACAGGGTTACGATTAAGAATCTGGAAGTGGTCCGTGTGGACCAGGACAAGAACATCCTGGTGCTCAAGGGCGGCGTTCCAGGGTCACCCAAAGACGTGCTAATGGTATACAGGACCGGCAAGAAAGCCGCCAGGCCTACCGCACCCAGGGCCCAGCCCGCCGCCAAGGGCCTGGCCAAGACCGCCGCTTCCCCCAAGGCGGAGGCCCCTAAACCTCAACCTAAGCCCGCCGCAAAGTCCTAA
- the rpsJ gene encoding 30S ribosomal protein S10, which yields MVSKTSQKIRIVLKAFDHKTLDLSATQIVETAEQTGANVAGPVPMPTHIRRFCVIRSPHIDKDSREHFEIRTHKRLIDILEPTAKTIDALTRLNLPAGVDISIKL from the coding sequence ATGGTAAGCAAAACATCTCAAAAAATAAGAATCGTCCTCAAGGCCTTCGACCACAAGACTCTAGACCTGTCGGCGACGCAGATTGTGGAGACGGCGGAGCAGACCGGCGCCAACGTGGCCGGCCCGGTGCCCATGCCCACCCACATACGGCGCTTCTGCGTTATCCGCTCGCCCCACATCGACAAGGACTCCCGCGAGCACTTTGAGATCCGCACCCACAAGCGGCTCATCGACATCCTGGAACCCACCGCCAAGACCATCGACGCCCTGACCCGCCTCAACCTTCCCGCCGGCGTCGATATTTCCATCAAGCTGTAA
- the fusA gene encoding elongation factor G: MPTRTPINRIRNIGFIAHIDAGKTTVTERVLFVSGRTYKIGDVDAGTAVMDWMPQERERGITITAAATTIPWKDYQVNIIDTPGHVDFTAEVERSLRVLDGGIVVLDSVAGVQPQSETVWRQADRYQVPRICFVNKMDRTGADFERTITSIKHRLKAQAVPVQAPIGQESSFKGVMDLMEGHSYIFGDAGAFQVGPIPEDLKGDFQRYRDAMIERIAETDDALMIKYLEGEDISKAELKAALRQATINRRLFPVLCGSALRTMGVAPLLDAVVDYLPSPSDVPPVEGFNPNNDAKVIRKADDNEPLSALAMKVMTDPFVGRLVYLRIYSGSVKAGAVVYNSTKKRRERLGRVLRMHSNHREEVAEITAGNIAACIGLKETFTGDTICEEANPIVLEPPKFPSPVISVAIEPISQADRDKLIDAIRKLSEEDPTFVVNQNKETGQTIISGMGELHLDVLVDRMKREFSVVANVGKPKVSYRETVTRTTKVQGKFVRQSGGHGQYGDVWIEMEPLERGAGLVFENKIAGGSIPREFIPAVEKGVREAAENGPVAGFHVVDVKVALVDGSYHDVDSSEMAFRAAGGIAFREAIRKGGPILLEPIMEMEVVTPGEYLGSVLGDLNARRGQIKSIEGDDNLQQIRALVPLAESFGYTTALRSMSQGRASQTMEFKYYEPVPQHIAAAIIKGE; encoded by the coding sequence ATGCCTACACGCACGCCTATAAATCGAATCCGCAATATCGGATTCATCGCTCACATCGACGCCGGAAAGACCACCGTTACCGAGAGGGTCCTTTTTGTCTCCGGACGCACCTATAAGATAGGTGACGTAGACGCCGGCACAGCCGTCATGGACTGGATGCCCCAGGAGAGGGAGCGCGGCATCACCATCACCGCCGCCGCTACCACCATCCCCTGGAAGGACTACCAGGTCAATATCATCGATACCCCGGGCCATGTGGACTTCACGGCCGAGGTGGAGCGCAGCCTTCGAGTCCTGGACGGCGGCATTGTGGTTTTGGACTCGGTGGCGGGCGTGCAGCCCCAGTCGGAGACGGTGTGGCGGCAGGCTGACCGGTACCAGGTGCCCCGCATTTGCTTTGTCAACAAGATGGACCGCACCGGCGCCGACTTCGAGCGCACCATAACTTCCATTAAGCACCGGCTAAAGGCCCAGGCCGTGCCTGTGCAGGCGCCTATAGGCCAGGAGTCCAGCTTTAAGGGCGTTATGGACCTTATGGAGGGCCACTCCTATATCTTCGGCGACGCCGGGGCTTTCCAGGTCGGGCCGATTCCTGAGGACCTGAAGGGCGACTTCCAGCGGTACCGCGATGCCATGATCGAGCGCATCGCCGAGACGGATGACGCCCTCATGATCAAGTACCTGGAGGGCGAGGATATCAGCAAGGCCGAGCTTAAGGCCGCCCTCAGGCAAGCCACCATCAACCGCCGGCTATTCCCTGTTCTCTGCGGCAGCGCCCTCCGCACCATGGGCGTGGCCCCGCTGCTGGACGCCGTTGTCGATTATTTGCCCTCCCCCTCCGACGTCCCGCCGGTGGAAGGCTTCAACCCCAACAACGACGCCAAGGTTATTCGCAAAGCCGATGACAACGAGCCGCTGTCTGCCCTCGCCATGAAGGTGATGACCGATCCTTTCGTGGGCCGGCTGGTCTATCTGCGCATATACTCCGGATCGGTCAAGGCCGGCGCCGTGGTTTACAACTCCACCAAGAAGCGTCGCGAAAGGCTGGGCCGCGTCCTTCGCATGCATTCCAACCACCGCGAGGAGGTGGCGGAGATTACCGCCGGCAATATCGCGGCGTGTATCGGACTGAAGGAGACCTTCACCGGCGACACCATCTGCGAAGAAGCTAACCCCATAGTCCTGGAACCACCCAAGTTCCCCTCGCCCGTTATTTCAGTAGCCATCGAGCCTATCTCCCAAGCGGACCGCGACAAGCTCATCGACGCCATCCGCAAGCTGTCCGAAGAAGACCCCACCTTTGTTGTCAACCAGAACAAGGAGACGGGTCAGACCATTATCTCCGGCATGGGCGAGCTGCACCTGGACGTGCTTGTCGACCGCATGAAGCGCGAGTTTAGCGTCGTCGCCAACGTGGGCAAGCCCAAGGTCTCTTATCGCGAGACTGTCACCAGGACCACCAAGGTCCAGGGCAAGTTTGTCCGGCAGAGCGGCGGCCACGGCCAGTACGGCGATGTCTGGATTGAAATGGAGCCTCTGGAACGCGGTGCCGGCCTGGTCTTCGAAAACAAGATTGCCGGCGGCTCTATACCCCGCGAGTTCATACCCGCCGTCGAGAAGGGCGTCCGCGAGGCTGCTGAAAACGGCCCCGTGGCCGGCTTCCACGTGGTGGATGTCAAAGTGGCCCTGGTGGACGGCAGCTACCACGACGTCGACTCCTCGGAAATGGCCTTCCGCGCCGCGGGCGGCATAGCTTTCCGGGAGGCTATTCGCAAGGGCGGCCCCATTCTCCTGGAACCGATTATGGAGATGGAAGTAGTAACGCCCGGCGAGTATCTGGGGAGCGTCCTGGGCGACCTTAACGCCCGGCGCGGCCAGATCAAGAGCATTGAGGGCGACGACAACCTCCAGCAGATAAGAGCCCTGGTTCCCCTGGCCGAGTCCTTTGGATATACTACAGCCCTCAGGTCCATGAGTCAGGGCCGTGCCAGCCAGACCATGGAGTTCAAATACTACGAGCCGGTGCCCCAGCACATCGCGGCTGCCATTATTAAAGGCGAATAG
- the rpsG gene encoding 30S ribosomal protein S7: protein MSRRRRAERRPTPPDPRYNSVEVSRLVNRLMRRGKKSVAQRIVYQAMDIMQQETKRDALEVLKQAMENARPLLEVKPRRVGGATYQVPVEVRPERSEALAMRWLLTSAQGRKGQPMNKRLAVELIEAARGEGTAVKKREDIHKMAEANRAFVHYRW, encoded by the coding sequence GTGTCCAGACGACGACGCGCCGAAAGGCGCCCTACGCCCCCGGACCCTCGATATAACAGCGTCGAGGTGTCCCGCCTCGTCAACCGCCTTATGCGGCGCGGCAAGAAGAGCGTTGCCCAGCGTATTGTCTATCAGGCTATGGATATAATGCAGCAGGAGACCAAGCGGGACGCCCTGGAAGTCCTAAAGCAGGCTATGGAGAACGCCCGACCCCTCCTGGAAGTCAAACCCCGGCGCGTGGGCGGCGCTACCTACCAGGTCCCCGTGGAAGTCCGCCCCGAGCGAAGCGAAGCCCTGGCTATGCGATGGCTTTTGACCTCCGCCCAGGGCAGAAAAGGCCAGCCCATGAATAAGAGGCTGGCGGTAGAGCTGATCGAGGCCGCCCGCGGCGAGGGCACCGCCGTGAAGAAGCGCGAAGATATCCACAAGATGGCAGAGGCCAACCGCGCCTTTGTTCACTACAGGTGGTGA
- a CDS encoding 30S ribosomal protein S12: MPTINQLVRKGRRKVRTKSKSPAMHWIHNSLSNKTKWSQGAPQRRGVCVQVRTMTPKKPNSALRKIARVRLTNGFEVTAYIPGEGHNLQEHSVVMIRGGRVKDLPGVRYHIIRGTLDCQGVENRRQGRSKYGAEAPKAA; this comes from the coding sequence ATGCCCACCATTAACCAGCTAGTCAGAAAAGGTCGGAGGAAGGTCAGGACTAAGTCCAAGTCTCCGGCCATGCACTGGATTCACAACTCGCTGTCCAACAAGACAAAGTGGAGCCAGGGCGCGCCCCAGCGCCGCGGCGTCTGCGTCCAGGTGCGCACCATGACCCCCAAGAAGCCCAACTCCGCCCTGCGTAAGATTGCCAGGGTGCGCCTTACCAACGGCTTCGAAGTCACCGCCTATATTCCCGGCGAGGGCCACAACCTGCAGGAACACTCGGTGGTTATGATTCGAGGCGGCAGGGTCAAGGACCTCCCCGGCGTTCGATATCACATCATTCGCGGCACCCTGGACTGCCAGGGCGTGGAAAACCGCCGCCAGGGCCGCAGCAAGTACGGCGCGGAAGCCCCCAAGGCCGCTTAA
- the trpB gene encoding tryptophan synthase subunit beta, producing the protein MTSKTRSSQLPDRRGRFGPYGGKFVPETLMAALDELEQAYAKLKEDKEFQKELGYLLNNFVGRPTPLYFAANLTRKLGGAKIYLKREDLAHTGAHKINNALGQGLLAKRLGKKRIIAETGAGQHGVATATACAMLGLECIVYMGAEDIRRQSLNVFRMKLLGAEVRTVDAGSRTLKDAINEAIRDWVTNVKTTHYLLGSAVGPHPYPMIVRDFQSVIGTEAREQILKAEGKLPDYVVACVGGGSNAIGAFHAFVEDKGVKLVGVEAGGHGVGTKAHAATLVAGQPGVLHGALSYLLQDQNGQVSDTHSISPGLDYPGVGPEHSYLKDSGRADYVAVTDEQALEGFNLLCRAEGIIPALEPSHAVYHVTTLAPKLDPERTILVCLSGRGDKDMHIVMEAMSKSG; encoded by the coding sequence ATGACATCCAAGACCAGGTCCTCCCAACTTCCCGACCGCCGCGGGCGCTTCGGCCCTTACGGCGGCAAGTTTGTCCCCGAAACGCTTATGGCCGCCCTGGATGAGCTGGAGCAGGCCTACGCCAAGCTGAAAGAAGACAAAGAGTTCCAAAAAGAACTCGGTTATCTGCTAAACAACTTCGTCGGGCGGCCCACGCCCCTTTACTTCGCCGCCAACCTCACCCGCAAACTCGGCGGCGCCAAGATATACCTGAAGCGGGAAGACCTGGCCCACACCGGCGCTCACAAGATTAACAACGCCCTGGGTCAAGGCCTGCTGGCCAAACGATTGGGCAAAAAGCGCATCATCGCCGAGACTGGCGCGGGGCAGCACGGCGTCGCCACCGCCACCGCCTGCGCCATGCTGGGGTTGGAGTGCATCGTGTACATGGGCGCCGAGGATATTCGACGCCAGTCGCTGAACGTCTTCCGAATGAAGCTGCTGGGCGCGGAAGTGCGCACCGTCGATGCCGGCAGCCGCACCCTAAAGGACGCCATCAATGAGGCCATCCGCGACTGGGTGACCAACGTCAAGACTACCCACTATCTTCTGGGCAGCGCAGTAGGGCCTCACCCATACCCGATGATAGTCCGTGACTTCCAATCCGTGATTGGCACCGAGGCGCGAGAGCAGATATTGAAGGCCGAGGGCAAGCTGCCCGACTATGTCGTCGCCTGCGTTGGTGGCGGCAGCAACGCCATCGGCGCTTTCCATGCCTTCGTCGAGGACAAGGGCGTGAAGCTGGTGGGTGTGGAGGCGGGCGGGCATGGGGTCGGCACCAAGGCCCACGCCGCGACGCTGGTGGCGGGGCAGCCGGGGGTGCTTCACGGGGCGCTGTCGTACCTGCTGCAAGACCAGAATGGACAGGTGTCGGACACCCACAGCATATCGCCGGGGCTGGACTACCCCGGGGTCGGGCCGGAACACAGCTATCTCAAGGACTCGGGCCGCGCCGACTATGTGGCAGTTACTGACGAGCAAGCGTTGGAAGGCTTCAACCTGCTCTGCCGCGCGGAAGGCATCATACCCGCCCTGGAGCCTTCCCACGCCGTCTATCACGTCACAACCCTGGCGCCGAAACTAGACCCGGAGCGGACGATTCTAGTGTGCCTCAGCGGTCGTGGCGACAAAGATATGCACATTGTCATGGAAGCCATGTCGAAAAGCGGTTAG
- a CDS encoding phosphoribosylanthranilate isomerase, producing MVKVKVCGLMRPEDAVVAAQAGADFLGIVFVPGRRRRVTTQQARAIVDAVRTTGPNPTHKIVGLFADQPLEEINRTINEAGLDMAQLCGKESLDYCGKVEAGIIKVFHVPAGIDIGPAAHALSEKISPYIKAGHTVTLDRLVEGLQGGTGEAFDWVIAARVADLGHRFILAGGLTPSNVSQAIAAVHPWGVDVSSGIETNGVKDTTKIKSFIAEARRASVAAGKKS from the coding sequence GTGGTTAAGGTCAAGGTCTGCGGCCTTATGCGGCCCGAGGATGCCGTCGTGGCCGCGCAGGCCGGCGCCGATTTTCTAGGCATCGTTTTTGTGCCCGGGCGCAGGCGGCGAGTCACCACGCAGCAGGCCAGGGCTATCGTAGATGCCGTTCGGACCACCGGCCCAAATCCCACCCACAAAATCGTCGGCCTTTTCGCCGATCAGCCGTTGGAGGAAATAAACCGCACCATTAACGAGGCCGGGTTGGATATGGCGCAGCTTTGCGGCAAAGAAAGTTTGGACTACTGTGGGAAAGTAGAAGCAGGCATTATTAAAGTTTTCCATGTCCCTGCTGGGATAGATATAGGACCCGCCGCTCATGCCCTTTCCGAAAAAATAAGCCCATACATCAAGGCCGGCCACACTGTAACCTTAGACCGATTAGTAGAGGGTCTTCAGGGCGGCACCGGTGAGGCCTTCGACTGGGTCATCGCCGCCAGAGTTGCCGACCTCGGGCATCGATTTATTCTCGCTGGAGGCCTTACGCCCAGCAACGTTTCCCAAGCTATCGCTGCCGTACACCCGTGGGGCGTGGACGTGTCCAGCGGCATTGAGACTAATGGCGTCAAGGACACTACAAAAATCAAATCGTTTATCGCAGAGGCCCGCCGCGCGTCGGTGGCCGCTGGAAAGAAGTCATGA
- the trpC gene encoding indole-3-glycerol phosphate synthase TrpC → MPTILEKIVAEKKKELEAQKAQVPQSQLEQRIKSQPTPLNLSGALMGDRVRLIAEVKKASPSRGLLAPNFDPVALLNTYVNNGAAAISVLTDPRFQGTPEHLMAVKEATKARRTPVLRKDFIFDPYQVLEARAWGADALLLIVAILSPQQLKDLLKLCQQFWLQTLVEVHNEAELEQAIEAGAEIIGINNRDLHTFKTNLSVTERLAPKVPRGKIIVSESGIFTAQDVIKLRALRVNAVLVGEALVTAKDTAAKVRELAGQAVEAPRRG, encoded by the coding sequence ATGCCCACCATCCTGGAAAAAATCGTTGCCGAGAAGAAGAAGGAACTGGAGGCCCAGAAGGCCCAGGTGCCTCAATCGCAGCTTGAGCAGCGCATCAAATCGCAGCCCACGCCCCTGAACCTCTCCGGCGCTCTGATGGGCGACCGCGTGCGGCTCATCGCCGAGGTCAAAAAAGCCTCGCCGTCTCGCGGCCTCTTAGCCCCCAACTTCGACCCCGTCGCGCTATTGAACACTTATGTCAACAACGGCGCCGCCGCCATATCAGTCCTCACCGACCCACGATTCCAAGGGACGCCCGAGCATCTAATGGCCGTCAAAGAGGCTACCAAAGCCCGACGCACACCCGTCCTCCGTAAAGACTTCATCTTCGACCCCTATCAGGTCCTGGAAGCGCGGGCCTGGGGCGCGGACGCCCTTTTGCTCATCGTCGCTATTCTCTCTCCGCAGCAGCTTAAAGACCTGCTCAAGCTCTGCCAGCAGTTCTGGCTTCAAACCCTTGTCGAAGTCCACAACGAGGCCGAGTTAGAGCAAGCTATCGAGGCCGGCGCAGAGATCATCGGTATCAACAACCGAGACCTGCACACCTTTAAGACCAACCTATCGGTTACTGAACGCCTGGCGCCCAAAGTCCCGCGAGGCAAAATCATCGTCAGCGAGAGCGGCATCTTCACGGCCCAGGACGTGATTAAGCTGCGCGCCCTGCGAGTCAACGCTGTGCTGGTGGGCGAAGCCTTGGTGACAGCCAAGGACACAGCGGCCAAGGTGCGGGAGCTGGCAGGCCAGGCCGTCGAGGCGCCGCGCCGTGGTTAA
- a CDS encoding DUF2283 domain-containing protein, whose product MKFSYDKEVNILMVKLSNEPYEYASERNGIIFHFTKHGKPVLLEVQGGSEFILGALQSLVKSGTEVTV is encoded by the coding sequence ATGAAGTTTAGCTACGATAAAGAAGTCAACATTCTGATGGTGAAGCTCTCTAATGAGCCCTATGAATACGCTTCCGAAAGGAATGGCATAATCTTCCATTTCACGAAGCATGGGAAGCCAGTCCTGTTAGAGGTGCAAGGTGGAAGCGAGTTTATTTTGGGCGCGCTCCAAAGTCTCGTTAAGAGCGGCACGGAAGTAACCGTCTAA
- the trpD gene encoding anthranilate phosphoribosyltransferase, producing the protein MIKETIEQLVSGKSISIEQASTVMDEIMEGKPTPAQLGAFLTALRMKGESPEELAGMATVMRNKALRVEAPGDVVDTCGTGGDRTGTFNISTTAAFVAAGAGLKVAKHGSRAVSGKAGSADVLEVVGVKLNLSPEAVKQCIDEVGIGFMFAPAFHLAMKHALPVRQEIGIRTVFNILGPLTNPARARRQLLGVATPALGEKLIQVLKLMGAERAMVVHGEDGLDEVTLGGKTHVWDLKDGAITEYDIAPADFGLPTFSRNAVRGGDARHNAYLLREVLSGTPGPFKDIVVANAAAVMVVGGKAKDFKEGAALAEQSIKSGAAIAKARQLVALTQRLATT; encoded by the coding sequence ATGATTAAAGAGACCATCGAACAGCTAGTGTCCGGCAAGTCTATTTCCATCGAGCAGGCCTCCACGGTGATGGACGAGATCATGGAGGGCAAGCCCACGCCGGCCCAACTGGGCGCCTTTTTGACGGCCCTGCGCATGAAGGGCGAATCGCCCGAGGAGCTGGCAGGCATGGCCACCGTCATGCGCAACAAAGCCCTCCGGGTGGAAGCCCCCGGCGATGTCGTTGACACCTGCGGCACTGGCGGAGACCGCACCGGCACCTTCAACATCTCGACCACCGCCGCCTTCGTGGCCGCTGGCGCGGGGCTGAAAGTCGCTAAGCACGGCAGCCGCGCCGTCTCCGGCAAGGCCGGCAGCGCCGATGTGCTGGAGGTGGTGGGCGTCAAGCTCAATCTGTCGCCGGAAGCTGTCAAGCAGTGCATCGATGAAGTCGGCATCGGGTTTATGTTCGCGCCCGCCTTCCACCTGGCGATGAAGCATGCCCTGCCTGTGCGGCAGGAAATCGGCATCCGCACCGTGTTCAACATCCTCGGCCCCCTGACCAACCCGGCCCGCGCCAGGCGGCAGCTTCTCGGGGTCGCGACTCCGGCGCTAGGCGAGAAGCTTATCCAGGTGCTGAAACTGATGGGAGCGGAGCGGGCCATGGTGGTGCACGGCGAGGACGGGCTGGATGAGGTGACTCTGGGCGGCAAGACCCATGTGTGGGACCTGAAGGACGGCGCCATTACCGAATACGACATAGCCCCAGCCGACTTCGGCCTCCCCACCTTCTCGCGCAACGCCGTCCGCGGCGGCGACGCCCGTCATAACGCCTACCTGCTGCGAGAGGTCCTCAGCGGCACGCCGGGGCCGTTTAAGGATATAGTGGTCGCCAATGCGGCGGCGGTAATGGTAGTGGGCGGCAAGGCCAAGGACTTCAAAGAAGGCGCGGCCCTGGCTGAGCAGTCTATCAAAAGCGGCGCGGCCATCGCTAAGGCGAGGCAGTTGGTGGCCCTGACCCAGCGGCTGGCGACGACGTAG
- a CDS encoding aminodeoxychorismate/anthranilate synthase component II, producing MILLIDNYDSFTYNLYQYLCELGADVKTYRNDKISLEEIADLKPQGIVISPGPCTPKEAGISNDVIRHFGEKLPILGVCLGHQCMGQVYGGTVDVAGEIMHGKTSLIHHDGKGVFQGLPNPFEAIRYHSLVIYPETLPDELEKTAWTSNGLIMGVRHKKLPVEGVQFHPESIMTKVGHDLLRNYLNRVESWKKPK from the coding sequence GTGATACTGCTCATCGACAACTACGACAGCTTTACTTACAACCTGTACCAGTACCTCTGCGAGCTGGGTGCGGACGTAAAAACATATCGAAATGACAAAATATCGCTGGAGGAGATCGCAGACCTGAAGCCCCAGGGCATCGTTATCTCACCCGGCCCCTGCACTCCCAAAGAGGCCGGCATATCTAACGACGTTATCCGCCACTTCGGCGAGAAGCTGCCTATCCTGGGCGTGTGCCTGGGCCATCAGTGCATGGGACAGGTGTACGGCGGCACGGTGGACGTGGCGGGCGAAATCATGCACGGCAAGACCTCCCTTATCCACCATGACGGCAAAGGCGTCTTCCAGGGCCTGCCCAACCCCTTCGAGGCTATTCGATATCACTCGCTGGTTATCTACCCTGAAACCCTGCCCGACGAACTGGAAAAAACGGCCTGGACCAGTAACGGCCTCATTATGGGTGTGCGCCACAAAAAGCTGCCCGTCGAGGGAGTCCAGTTCCACCCTGAGTCGATTATGACCAAGGTGGGCCACGACCTGCTGAGGAACTACTTGAATCGAGTGGAAAGCTGGAAGAAGCCGAAGTAG
- a CDS encoding VOC family protein, with product MLKSIFHTGFVVQDMDKAIDFYTRVLGFKFDRFGELSGPPAEQLLGYKDCHIKVAFLKLDNGHYLELVKYFFPPSVRIDKGLKDIGAAHLGFYIEDMETFYREKSKLGLRFLNSPMERYIDGKLARRTVMAQDPDGNWLEFIEVLN from the coding sequence ATGCTCAAATCGATTTTCCATACCGGCTTCGTCGTTCAGGACATGGACAAGGCTATCGATTTCTACACTCGAGTCCTCGGCTTCAAATTCGACCGCTTCGGCGAACTCAGCGGCCCGCCGGCGGAGCAGCTTCTGGGCTACAAGGACTGCCACATTAAAGTCGCCTTCCTGAAGCTGGACAACGGCCACTATCTAGAACTCGTGAAATACTTCTTCCCGCCCAGCGTTCGGATTGACAAAGGCCTGAAGGATATCGGCGCGGCCCACCTCGGCTTCTACATCGAGGACATGGAGACCTTCTATCGCGAGAAGTCTAAGCTAGGCCTGCGGTTCCTCAACTCGCCCATGGAGCGTTATATCGACGGCAAGCTGGCGCGGCGCACCGTCATGGCCCAGGACCCGGACGGCAACTGGCTGGAATTTATCGAGGTGCTTAACTAG
- the trpE gene encoding anthranilate synthase component I → MYTPSLDQARALASQGNLIPVYREVPADMETPVSAYLKVAKPPYSFLLESVEGGERVGRYSFIGTEPYSVVKTGPGTKLGSVDPLAPIQKELAKYKLAPVQGLPRFHGGAVGYLAYDVVHYFEPRVPIPKANTIGVPESLFMLTDTLLVFDHLRHDIKVVSLARVDGNIEAGYREACRRIDKVVERLEGPLPKEPASAPSTSTPYTSNFTRERYHDMVQRVKKYVVAGDVIQVVPSQRLARRTDAAPFRIYRTLRTINPSPYMYYLDLDGFQIIGASPEMLLQVEEGRITTHPIAGTRPRGKTEAEDIALEKELVNNEKERAEHIMLVDLARNDLGRVSKTGTVKVSRLMGVDRYSHVMHLVSQVTGLLKPEYTCFDAMRSCFPAGTLSGAPKIRAMEIIAEMEKEQRGPYSGAVGYFSFSGNCDTALTIRTMVLKDGIAYVQAGGGIVYDSEPEPEYQETLHKAGALLRAIDRAEGR, encoded by the coding sequence ATGTACACGCCATCCCTCGACCAGGCCAGGGCCCTGGCCTCCCAGGGCAACCTCATCCCCGTGTACCGGGAGGTCCCAGCCGACATGGAGACGCCCGTGTCCGCGTATCTCAAGGTGGCAAAGCCGCCGTACTCCTTCCTACTGGAAAGCGTCGAGGGTGGCGAACGGGTGGGCCGGTACAGCTTCATCGGCACGGAGCCGTATTCGGTGGTGAAGACCGGTCCCGGCACCAAGCTGGGCTCGGTTGACCCTCTGGCGCCCATTCAGAAAGAGCTGGCTAAGTACAAGCTGGCGCCGGTCCAGGGACTGCCCCGCTTCCACGGCGGCGCCGTGGGGTATCTGGCCTACGACGTGGTCCACTACTTCGAGCCTCGCGTGCCCATACCCAAGGCCAACACCATCGGCGTTCCAGAGTCGCTCTTCATGCTCACCGACACCCTCCTGGTCTTCGACCACCTACGCCACGACATCAAGGTTGTAAGCCTGGCCCGCGTCGATGGCAACATTGAGGCTGGGTATCGAGAAGCGTGCCGCCGCATCGATAAGGTGGTGGAACGATTGGAGGGGCCGCTGCCTAAGGAGCCTGCATCGGCGCCATCAACTTCGACGCCCTACACCTCCAACTTCACCCGCGAGCGTTACCACGACATGGTGCAGCGGGTGAAGAAGTACGTCGTCGCCGGCGACGTCATCCAGGTGGTGCCTTCCCAGCGGCTGGCCCGCCGCACCGACGCCGCGCCCTTCCGCATCTACCGCACCCTGCGCACCATCAACCCGTCGCCCTACATGTACTACCTGGACCTGGACGGCTTCCAGATCATCGGCGCGTCGCCGGAGATGCTGCTGCAAGTCGAAGAGGGGCGCATCACCACCCACCCCATCGCTGGCACACGCCCTCGCGGCAAGACCGAGGCCGAGGACATAGCCTTGGAGAAGGAGCTGGTGAACAACGAAAAGGAGCGCGCCGAACACATCATGCTGGTGGACCTGGCCCGCAACGACCTTGGCCGGGTCAGCAAGACGGGCACCGTGAAGGTGTCGCGGCTTATGGGTGTGGACAGGTATTCCCACGTCATGCACCTTGTCTCCCAGGTCACCGGTCTGCTGAAGCCCGAGTACACCTGCTTCGATGCCATGCGTTCATGCTTCCCCGCCGGTACCCTTTCCGGCGCGCCTAAAATCCGCGCTATGGAGATCATCGCCGAGATGGAGAAGGAGCAGCGCGGTCCCTACTCGGGCGCCGTGGGCTACTTCAGCTTCTCAGGCAACTGCGACACCGCCCTCACTATCCGCACCATGGTACTGAAGGACGGCATCGCCTACGTCCAGGCCGGAGGCGGCATAGTGTACGACAGCGAGCCGGAGCCTGAGTACCAGGAGACGCTGCACAAGGCTGGCGCCCTGCTCCGTGCCATCGACCGGGCCGAGGGGAGATAA